Below is a genomic region from Anguilla anguilla isolate fAngAng1 chromosome 18, fAngAng1.pri, whole genome shotgun sequence.
ACAAACCCCGCTCATACGACAGACTCAATCAAGCatcaatgtttttgaaaatatttcagtagtAGCGCACCTGagataaatgtaataaatattatgtaaatacatCAAATCACTCTATAGATTAATTGAGTATTGCTGTGCTCTGCCTTGTCCGTCGCATACAATCACTCGTGATCACGAGAAAACAACTTTTGTAATGTGGAGACCACGGCACAAATAAGTCGTGATCTCGAGATAACGGgaccagaaaataaatattgcatggCCTCTCAACAGGCTGCTGTCCCCAAAGATTGTATTTGGCGGTTGGCGTTTCACACAACCAATCTGtatattaacatatttaaaatattcactcGTGAATAAAGAAGTGACTGAAACCTGAAAGTAAATGTTATTGTATTTGCGTCTCGCTAAAGTCTGTCACTAGCTCACAATTTGCCCAGGTGCACCTTGAGTGTCTCGGGTTTGTTTTGCTAGGTTTTGAAGGTGAGGTGTATGTTTCTGTAGCCTAATTTGCGTTTCCCACAAATTTACATGACTGGGAATCTTCCATTTGTTATGTGTATACATGTTGCATCTACTGCATAGAACAATCGGTGAACGTGTAGTATATGTAAAATACCTATCTTTCTCGGGTAAGAAGATGGTATATTGGGCCAGCTGGTCGCACAGATAGCTACAGTTAATTTCCAGATGTGCTTTATTTGTTTCCAGACGCCTCCGATATGGGGGGAGTCTGTGAGTTATTTTTAGAGTCAGTGTAACTAAAAATATCCAGTCAGTTGTCGTTGCGTCACAACAAGTAACATTAGCCGTTTTTCTTCCCCTTCGCGGAGCCAGATTGTAAAACAGCAGGTATCAGGTTAATCCTGAGCTGGACTATATAAGGAAGGCCGATGCGACAGAGAGACTAGTAGCTAGGTAGTACATCAGTAGGCCAATGGGAGGAAGAGTGGTGGTGCCTAATCTTGAGACATATACTTGTTTTTAATCTCGAcgagtaaaacattttatttgaaatatcgGTTTTCCTAAATACTATTTTCTAAAATTTTATACAATTAacgcatatatttttttaatgaacaactATTTTTTTCGGAATGAGCAGATGAGCTTTATTTATTGCATGGCATCACTGGAAATTTCGCGGAATCGacagtaaagaaacaaaaactttttttcttcctgcatacccccctctcttttaatttctttgttgtttATAAGCCGAAGAAACATGACTGCATGCTGCCAGTCCTGCAAAAGACCGGTCAGCGCGAAGCTCTTGCCCTGTTCGTCATATCGCGACACAACGTGCAGCAACCGCAGGGTGTCCTGCAGAAGAATCAGGTCAGTTTAACAGGTACCTGTTGTATCGCTGGTCTTTCGCAATAACAACGCTATCTGTGGCGGTTGTATGTCGCCCTTTGCTGTTGAAGCAACACGCAAAATGAAAAACGGAGACAGCTGTTTAACCATCTCTCGTTGTAGCCGTCTATTTCATCTATCCCAAGGGCTAACTTTAAAAGATAAATCTGTGGTTTCAAACACAGCCTTCGAACGCCCCGCTgtatattgtattattgttatattatagCATTTTCCCGACCTGAATCTGTTTGTTCTTTAGTTTCAGTTAGAAATGCTCAGCAAGGGAAGCTTACAAAAACGCATGTTTTATTCTGACTTTTAAGATTGAAACTCTCTCGGCTGGCTGAACAGCACTACCAGAGATAAAGATGAAAAGGAgagggaatttaaaaaagcgGGCATCCACGTTCTCCTCTTCTGGGCGTGATTGGACAGCAGTATCGCTCTGTTAAAGTAACGCGGAGCCGGCAGCTGTGATGTCCTTTTTATAAAGGAGACAGACGGGCTCTGAGCACTCCCTCACTGCCTATAAAAGATCTGAGACTCTTCCTCACTTTCAGAGCTCAGCTGCAAGAGCAGGGTGCTTCTCTCTGGCTTTAGGCTGGTGTGTTAAACAGTTTCCTCAGGGTGTCTCTGGCTCAGTGGCAGTGCCATCCTCTCCAGCTTTCAGGGATGGATgcagaaatatgttttcctCTGTCAGCCTCTGGAAGCTAATTGGCAGAGCTCTGTGTTATGTGCCGTGAGACTATGTGATACTATGCTATGTGCTGTTACTAATGCTGTGCTGCTAGTGGTACTGTGTTGTTAGTGACACTGTATTGTTACTAAGCACTTAATTGTGctttgtatcattgtcttgatgttatagtttgtcatgcctcctagtctGATTTAGcttaggttaggtcagagtaatgttcacccTGTGAACCTGGCTTAATGTGGCTTCAAATAACTACAAAATGAGtgttgtaccttatcagacctgtgtatTATAGTTGTTACAGTGActtttggtatgcacttattatatgtcactttggataaaagcatctgccaaataaatgtaatgtaatgttagtgACACTGTGCTTTCAGTGGGACTGTGTTAGTGAGACTGTGCTTTTAGTGGCACTGTGCTGTCAGTGGGACTGTGTTGTTAGTGACACTGTGTTGTTATTGGCACTGGGGTGATGGTTGTATTGTAGTTGCTTCTCTCTTCCGGTCCCGTCTGCaccctctgctgcagcagacCAGTCATCCTGACGCCCCAAACCTGGTGCTCCACAGGTCCACTAAAGGTGCGTCCAAAGCGCGACGGGACCACATCAACGGAGAGATCCAGAACATGCGGCGACTGCTGCCCATCCGGCCGGAGGAGCGCGAGAGGCTGTCCTACCTGCACTCTATGGCAGCCATCTGCACCTTCATCAGGAAGTCCATCATCTACCCAGGTACACCTACACCCACTGCACACGGGTCAACAACTCcctgagcacagagcacaacACCCCACTGCACACAGGTCAACACCCCCCTGAGGTCAGAGCACAATATCGCACTGCACAGACAGCTCAGCaccgcactgcacacacagctcaacacttcactatatatacatacacccacacacacacacacacacacacacacaacacacaatcaGAGCTCGTGTTGTACAGGATTACTCCTCTACTCTGTACAACACCCAGGCtcactcctgctcctcctgttTGTTTGAATCAGAGCTGCAGGTGGAAGGTTGCGGACCTTCCCTGCCCTGTGAGGACTTCCTGCAGGCCCTGCCTGGCTTTGTCGTGGCCATGACCAGGGAAGGGAAGCTCATTCATGTGTCTGAGAATGTGCTGGAATATCTGGGCTACTCAATGGtatgtaaaaacaaatggaCTCTTTACAGGCTTGGTGACTTAGTCAAGTAGAgcattttagaatatttttttcacatatcTTTACCTTAGATGGAGTTCATGTTGGTTTGTCTTGTTCCTGCAGGTGGATGTGCTTCAAGGGGACACCTTCTATGACATGGTGGACAGTGCAGACGTGCAGGTAGTCAGGTCCCATCTGGAGGCAGCTAGTATCCGAAGAACAGGTGAgaaccatctctctctctctttctctttctctctctctctctctgacacacacaacGAAACAAAGAGAGACAACAGCATGCCACCCCTTGACTTTGAAAGAACCTGTAAAAGTATGGTTTCTGTgtagtatttattcatttaggcTTCTGTgcagtatttattcatttattcatttttgctcctctttctctcagagagaGCGTTCGTGTGTCGGATGCACACCTCCAAGCCTTTCCGGCTCAGACAGGATGGCAGTGGCTGCTCCATGCTGGTGCGGGGGCGTTTCCAGACCACCCCAAAATCATCTCAGGCCCCCTCTGACCTGAGGCAGACCTTCATCGCGCTGTGCATGCCAACTGTCGATCGGCTGCATGACGGCGATGCCCATAGCATGCTGGGACACTTCGAGAGCGTCCACTGGCTGGACATGACCTTCCGCCGAATGTCTGACAGGTGAGATCTCTCACGGCGAGCACACTTCTCCTCACTCATTTACACATTACTAACGCTGCAGCTCCTGTTCCCAGTTTCTGTGAGTTGACCCCTCCCTCGTTGTATTACCTCTTTGACCCCTCCCTCATGGCCCCTCCCTCGTTGTCTCCCTCAGTGTCCTGTTTCATCTGGGGTACCCTGAAGAGGAGCTGATTGGTCAGTCCTGGTACGGACTGCTCCATCCGGATGACCTCAGTATCGGTGAAGCTGCACACAGGAGACTGCGTGAGTGTCGATGTGTTTTCCAGCCCACTGTGTTGTTGCCAGATTTACCTTTAGAAAGCCCGTTTGCTCGATCAAGCACTGTcaaaactaatttcacacataTAATCAGAAAATTCATTCATTGCAATCATGTGATGCAGTTTATAAAGATGTTAGCGTGGGGGTGAATAATCGTGGACATTGACGTTATAGAAATGATCgatttggtaaatggactgcatttatatagcgcttttatccaaagcgctttacaattgatgcctctcattcaccagagcagttaggggttaggtgtcttgctcaaggacacttcgacacgcccagggcggggtttgaaccggcaaccctccgactgccagacaatcgctcttacctcctgagctatgtcgccccaggtCGCCCCAGATTTAGAACTGTTCACGGATGTGTTTGCCAGtggttcgtttttttttttagttttcatgtCGTTTGGAGCATACTGCCTGCTTTAATGTGTTTCTATCTGTCTTACAGAGCAGGAAGATAAGGGTGTCACTGTGGAGATGGTGCTGAGGCTGCAGCATAAGGATCTCTCCTGGGTGTGGTTGTATGTCCGAGCAGCAAGGGATTCTGGGACTTGTAGGCAGGAAGTGAGCTGCACAAACTACGTCATCAGGTGCATATCACGAGCTGCactcattaaacaaaaaaacactgaccctaaaatatattctgtttcTTTACACACAGCTTCAGCTGAGTTTTTAAGAATTGTTTTAAGATCATGATGGAAGAAATTACTTTTCTTACAGTGAGGTGGAGGCCAGCTTCCTCAGACAGAAGACCAGTGCTGCTGTCCCAGGAGTGCTGAGTCGGTCTCCCCCAGACCTGCCCCTGTCACTGGGTTCTACCAGCCCcccggggcggggcgagggtgCCAGCAGGTGCAgtaaaagacagagagaggcagccgGTTTGGGGGAGGAGCCCTGGGCTAAGAGGGGCGCTGTGCCTTTCACAGAGCACACCAATCACACCTGGGATACCAACGCTCCTACATCGCTGAGAGACttccccacaaccccacccatCAGCCCTAACTCCACCCACTCCACCACGACTCCACCCATCAGCCCTgactccacccactcccccacGACCCCACCCATCAgccctgactccgcccacttCCCCATCCTGACTGAGAGCCAGAGCACTGACTTTTTATGCAGCTACGCTGAGGACTTCCTGCCTCCCCAGGGAAGCTCGCACCACTTCTCTCCTCCTCAGTTGCTCCAGATGGTCTCAGATACGCCGTTCTGTCCGAGCAGCCTGGACGTGGCATGTTCCCAGTCCCCAGAGTCCTGCTatgatttcccagcatgctccactAATGCGCGACTGGTCCCTGACTTCCTGTCCGAAACCACGTCTGATATGGCTTTCCATCCTGAGGATTTCAGCCTTCCTGCGTATCCTCCAGAACATCCTCCAGGGGGCGCTAGTCCCTTCTTGCCtgtgcacagcacagccctgctgacccctgacccctcccccaccacagaGAGCCCCTTCCTGTACAGccaggaggagcaggtggagatTGGCATCCTCGCCCAGCAGATCTCCTCCCTGGCCAACAGTTTCCGTATGTATCACAGCCAGAGCCCTGCCCACAGCCTAAACCCTGCCCTaagccccaccctcacccctgccctaagccccaccctcacccctgCCCTCAACCCCACCCTCAACCCTGccctcagccccaccctcaccccagcCCTAAGCCCCACCCTCAACCCTGTCCTAAATCCCACCTTCAACCCTGCCCTAAGCCCCACCCTCAACCCTTCTCTAAGTCTCGCCCTCAACCCTGCCCACATCCTAAACCCCACCATAAGCCCCGCCCTCAGCTCCACTTTAAACCTTGCACTAAGTCCCGCCCCCATCCCTGCCCTAAGTCCCACCCTCAGCCCGACCCTAAGCCCCATCCTCAGCCCCACCCTCAGCCTGCCCTCTGCATACTCCAAGGCCTCTTCCCCATCCCCACCTTCCCAGCAGACCTCGCTCAAACCCGAGCTCATACTGGATGAGGACGTCATCGATTGCATCCTGAAGCACCTGGACCAGGTCCCGGGCAGGGAAGCTACGCCTTACTCCAGACCCACTTCCACCTGCCCCCTGGGGCCCCCCTGTGTGCTGGAGGTCCTGGAAGCGCAGGGTCCAGTGGTCTTCATCACTGCCCAGGAGGACAAGCTCCTCACACCCCCCACACTGGATCCATGCACCCTGACCTCAGGGTGTCATGGCAACAGCAATGAGTTGTATCAACTCAGCCAGTATCCATGCAGTAGCCTCCAGCAAGGTAATTAACCCTAATTCTACCTCCAATCACAATACACAGCCTTGGGCCTACAGGCTTAGcctacacacaatacacacagccTGGGGCCTACCTGCTCAGCCTACACTTGATACACATAACCATGGGGCCTACCTGCTCAACCTACACACAATATACATAGCCCCGGGGCCTACCTGCTCAACCTACACACAATATACATAACCATGGGGCCTACCTGCTCAACCTACACACAATATACATAACCATGGGGCCTACCTGCTCAACCTACACATGATACACATAACACTGGGGCCTACCTGCTCAACCTACACATGATACACATAACACTGGGGCCTACCTGCTCATCCTACCCATAATACATATAACCTGGGGTCTACAGGCTCAACCTACCCATAATACAGATAACCTGGGTTTACCGACTCAGCCTACATACAGACatatactgtactgtgtcaGAACACATACAATTCTCACTCATGTGTGAACTGTGAACTACCATGATGGTACCGGTCTTGTGTGATCTGGACATGTGATGAGGATTACGTGGTCCAGCTATATGCAGAAGACATGCCTCATGTATTATTTTCCCCTCTTACTCTTACAGATGGACTTGTTGAAGAATCCATGTACTGAAATTAGTCTGAGTGTCAGTACTAGATCTTGTATGGCATATTGTCATGACAACTCAAGGCATCTTCGCTGGGTCCAAAGAAGAAATTGACTGAGCAGATTGTCTGGTTtccgtaaaaaaaaaggggacaGGTCTCCccaataaaacaatgtttttagttgaagaTTCAACCAGTGATAAATGAATACCTCTAGGTAAAGTctgtaaaatgaatatttttgtaCTGCTAGCTGaatttttctcacattttgaCATGATATTTCTATTTTGTAGTGTCTTTACAGTTGTTGTAAAGCTGAGCTTTGGCTAAAATACAGCTGTCATGTATTATTGGATGTAATGTTACCCAATAGTTAGACTGAGCACTTAGTTTATTGTGCTGTTatatgactgaaaaaaaacactatagTCCTGTTTCCATAGAACTGAAATGATTGTCCTTTTGCTTAACGTTATTGGCCTTGGACTCTCGACCCATATGCGTTTCCCCCAAGCGGACAGGGGGTTCGTCCCCCTCCATGGTACCTTCTCAGCTGTGGTCTCTCCTCCATCTGTTACCCTCTCGGCTTTCAACCTGACTGAATGAAGTAAGAAACCTGAAAAGTGGGTGGACTGTCCCGCTctcctttaaaataaagaaatctacCATCAACCTCTTTGATAGATTTCAAATCTTTTGAAGACCTTAGATGTCCTGCTGAAGGTTTAAATGTgaacattgtatttatttatcagagTAAAGTGACTAATGGTTTTGTTTGTACCTTTGCTCATATGTGCTGTATCAATACAATCCCTTCTATGGAATAACTATAGTCGGTATTGATATTAATTATACCAGTAGTTTTAGTAACATTGaatgtatatttttgcattatgttttgtattttttttacacaaaataataaaacaactgaatttaagataaatgtgtgaaatatctgGTGGAATTCAATGC
It encodes:
- the npas4l gene encoding LOW QUALITY PROTEIN: neuronal PAS domain-containing protein 4-like (The sequence of the model RefSeq protein was modified relative to this genomic sequence to represent the inferred CDS: substituted 1 base at 1 genomic stop codon), producing MTACCQSCKRPVSAKLLPCSSYRDTTCSNRRVSCRRIRSTKGASKARRDHINGEIQNMRRLLPIRPEERERLSYLHSMAAICTFIRKSIIYPGTPTPTAHGSTTPXAQSCGPSLPCEDFLQALPGFVVAMTREGKLIHVSENVLEYLGYSMVDVLQGDTFYDMVDSADVQVVRSHLEAASIRRTERAFVCRMHTSKPFRLRQDGSGCSMLVRGRFQTTPKSSQAPSDLRQTFIALCMPTVDRLHDGDAHSMLGHFESVHWLDMTFRRMSDSVLFHLGYPEEELIGQSWYGLLHPDDLSIGEAAHRRLQQEDKGVTVEMVLRLQHKDLSWVWLYVRAARDSGTCRQEVSCTNYVISEVEASFLRQKTSAAVPGVLSRSPPDLPLSLGSTSPPGRGEGASRCSKRQREAAGLGEEPWAKRGAVPFTEHTNHTWDTNAPTSLRDFPTTPPISPNSTHSTTTPPISPDSTHSPTTPPISPDSAHFPILTESQSTDFLCSYAEDFLPPQGSSHHFSPPQLLQMVSDTPFCPSSLDVACSQSPESCYDFPACSTNARLVPDFLSETTSDMAFHPEDFSLPAYPPEHPPGGASPFLPVHSTALLTPDPSPTTESPFLYSQEEQVEIGILAQQISSLANSFRMYHALSPTLSPTLSPILSPTLSLPSAYSKASSPSPPSQQTSLKPELILDEDVIDCILKHLDQVPGREATPYSRPTSTCPLGPPCVLEVLEAQGPVVFITAQEDKLLTPPTLDPCTLTSGCHGNSNELYQLSQYPCSSLQQDGLVEESMY